The genomic window TTACCTGGCGATAAGCAGATCGCAACGATTAGAAGAGTAGTGATTGACGTAGAAAATGCGAAGATGGTTTCGTTAAACATCCCTGCAGATCAACACCGCGCTACCTTAAGCGATGATATTTCGAGCAGTGGTACTTTTGATGATATCGATTGGAAAGCCGATGGCACTGAAGTGGCATTTCTGTCTACCTCCCGCGATCATAAAAATGAAAAATTCCGTATTGCCAATACCACAACGGGTGCTGTTCGCGAAGTTTTCGAAGAAACGGTAAAAACGCAGTACGAATCTGGTCAGGGAGCCATCAACTGGCGTTACCTTCCTGCGTCTAAAGAAATTATCTGGTATTCGGAAAGAGATGACTGGGGGCATTTATATCTATATAATGCTACTAACGGAAAATTGAAAAACCAGATTACCAAAGGCGATTTCGTGGTTACCCGTTTAATTAAAGTAGACGAAAAAACACGCACGCTTTACTTCATGGCCAACGGCCGCGAAAAAGGCAATCCTTATTTCAGCCATTTATACAAGATCAGTTTCGACGGGAAAAATTTAGCATTGTTAACCCCTGAAGAAGGTAACCATCAGGTGGTGTTTTCTCCATCATTCGAATATTTTGTAGATACTTATTCGCAACCAGATGTACCAGCCGTTACCGTCTTAAGGAGTATCAGCGGAAAACTGATCAACACCTTAGAGAAAACAGATGTATCCAGATTAACCGCAACAGGCTGGAAAGCACCTATCCCTGTTTCTGTTAAAGCCAAAGATGGTAAAACCGATATCTACGGACTGGTTTTCACACCGACAAAAATGAATGCAGGACAGAAATATCCGGTTATCGATTATATTTATCCAGGTCCTCAGGGGGGTAGCGTAGGTAGTTGGTCGTTTGCTGCTTCACGTGGCGATAATCAGGCTTTGGCCGAACTGGGCTTTATCGTTGTGGTAATAGAAGGCACCAGTAATCCAGACCGCTCTAAAAGTTTTCATGATATGAGCTATGGCAATATGGCTGAGAATACTTTGCCTGATCAGATTGCGGCTATCAGGCAGCTTTCTGCTAAATATCCTATTGATACAACAAAAGTAGGTATCTGGGGGCACTCGGGCGGAGGCTTTGCCACTGCTGCGGCCATGTTCCGTTATCCTGATTTTTTTAAAGTAGGAATTTCTGAATCAGGTAATCACGACAACAGAAACTACGAGGATGATTGGGGTGAACGTTACAATGGTTTGATAGAAAATTCTGATTACGAAGCTCAGGCCAATCAGAACTATGCTAAAAACCTAAAAGGAAAACTGATGTTGGTACATGGTATGATGGATGATAATGTGCCACCTTACAACACATTATTAGTTGTGGAAGCATTAGAAAAAGCAAATAAATCTTTCGATCTGGTTATTTTTCCAAATAGTGCACATGGTTATGGTGAATACTCACCTTACATGACGCGTCGCCGTTGGGATTACTTTGTGCAACATCTCTTAGGAGCAGAACCACCTAAAGATTATCAAATGAAAGTCAGTACAAAATAACTTTAAGAGCAGCCTAATCAGTTGCTCTTTTTATATTACCTTAAAAATGAAACAAAGTACTTTTTTTCAAACTTATGTTTATAAAGCAAATCATATTATGGGAAAAACCAGAAATCAAAATAATGTAATCATAACCGGTGCTACAGGAATGGTTGGTGAAGGGGTGTTAATGCAGTGCATAAACAGCCCTGAAATTGATACTGTTTTAGTGATTAACCGAAAACC from Flavobacterium sp. W4I14 includes these protein-coding regions:
- a CDS encoding dipeptidyl aminopeptidase/acylaminoacyl peptidase (product_source=COG1506; cath_funfam=2.140.10.30,3.40.50.1820; cleavage_site_network=SignalP-noTM; cog=COG1506; pfam=PF00326,PF00930; superfamily=53474,82171), translating into MMNKYWLTVTACTLAITANAQQKALTVKDYERAESFMGYNTAKYIDNASVQPNWLDDDKFWYTTKTNGVEQTFLVDPVKKTKTLTTDYKGSPTPSRHEASRNEVLSPDGKKAILIKNYNLFVKDVATGNLTQLTTDGIKDYGYATDNAGWKHSDAPILRWSPDSKKIATFQQDQRNSKDMYLVTTNVGAPVLKAWKYPLPGDKQIATIRRVVIDVENAKMVSLNIPADQHRATLSDDISSSGTFDDIDWKADGTEVAFLSTSRDHKNEKFRIANTTTGAVREVFEETVKTQYESGQGAINWRYLPASKEIIWYSERDDWGHLYLYNATNGKLKNQITKGDFVVTRLIKVDEKTRTLYFMANGREKGNPYFSHLYKISFDGKNLALLTPEEGNHQVVFSPSFEYFVDTYSQPDVPAVTVLRSISGKLINTLEKTDVSRLTATGWKAPIPVSVKAKDGKTDIYGLVFTPTKMNAGQKYPVIDYIYPGPQGGSVGSWSFAASRGDNQALAELGFIVVVIEGTSNPDRSKSFHDMSYGNMAENTLPDQIAAIRQLSAKYPIDTTKVGIWGHSGGGFATAAAMFRYPDFFKVGISESGNHDNRNYEDDWGERYNGLIENSDYEAQANQNYAKNLKGKLMLVHGMMDDNVPPYNTLLVVEALEKANKSFDLVIFPNSAHGYGEYSPYMTRRRWDYFVQHLLGAEPPKDYQMKVSTK